A region from the Caldicellulosiruptor naganoensis genome encodes:
- a CDS encoding peptidoglycan DD-metalloendopeptidase family protein, with the protein MAKHMSKGKSAATATVAEEKARFVSKKPQAAVKGEVHKADRKAEEKEKKAGCKDKALVQLKTQFAKEVNKIKSSCGGNLKWNKIHLDRFLRQIKVETINPGETYKKFQNKFSKLLEGIISEIYRILLGLKYIKNAPNYTEIVLKTKIFATLSLMIVTLFLIIKMPSTYKKAYAVVLNNQVVGYVKNKTEAQNLLTEIAKEVKQKHNTDSFILQNQIQLKAIEPGQYRETKIDDLKSTIIEKGKVLVKRYALFVDSNPYFVFENPKLPGKILERLKSVYYGSKASQARFKEKVEVKPVYVSPDMKVADEESAFTKIMFGKDQVIEYIVKEGDTLWDLSRKYNLSVDDIFASNPGLSEKIMPGQKIRLTKATPLINVMLEKEVEYEEVIPKKVNVVKSDKYYTTQTIVKQEGKDGKAKIRAKIVYMNGLEYDRQIISQQVIQKPVERIVVVGTKKPPAYFATGRFSFPAWGTLTSRFGYRGRGFHEGIDIAMPWGSNVYAADGGVVEFTGWSGGYGKLIIINHQNGYQTYYGHLSKILVSPGQKVAKGQLIAKSGSTGRSTGPHLHFEVRKNGVPQNPLRYLR; encoded by the coding sequence GTGGCAAAGCATATGTCAAAAGGTAAATCAGCTGCCACAGCCACCGTTGCAGAAGAAAAAGCAAGATTTGTGTCAAAAAAACCTCAAGCTGCTGTAAAAGGAGAGGTTCATAAGGCTGATAGAAAAGCAGAAGAAAAAGAGAAGAAAGCTGGGTGCAAAGATAAAGCACTTGTTCAGCTAAAAACTCAATTTGCAAAAGAAGTAAATAAAATTAAAAGTAGCTGTGGTGGAAATTTGAAGTGGAATAAAATTCATTTAGATAGATTTTTGAGACAGATTAAAGTTGAAACAATAAATCCGGGAGAAACATATAAAAAATTTCAGAATAAATTTTCAAAGTTATTAGAAGGTATAATTTCTGAAATTTACAGAATTTTGTTGGGACTAAAGTACATAAAAAATGCACCAAATTATACTGAAATTGTTCTTAAGACAAAGATTTTTGCTACCTTGAGTTTGATGATAGTCACACTATTTTTGATTATCAAAATGCCCTCTACATACAAAAAAGCGTATGCAGTTGTTTTGAACAATCAGGTTGTAGGGTATGTAAAGAACAAGACAGAAGCACAAAACCTTCTTACCGAGATTGCAAAAGAAGTAAAGCAGAAGCACAACACCGACAGCTTTATCTTGCAAAACCAGATACAGCTGAAGGCTATAGAACCGGGCCAGTACCGTGAGACAAAAATTGATGATTTGAAAAGCACAATCATAGAAAAAGGAAAGGTGCTTGTAAAAAGGTATGCGCTCTTTGTTGATTCAAATCCGTATTTTGTTTTTGAAAACCCTAAGCTTCCAGGCAAAATTCTTGAGAGATTGAAAAGTGTCTATTATGGCAGCAAAGCATCCCAAGCAAGGTTTAAAGAAAAGGTAGAGGTAAAACCAGTTTATGTATCACCTGATATGAAAGTAGCCGATGAAGAAAGTGCATTTACCAAGATTATGTTTGGGAAAGACCAGGTGATAGAATATATAGTCAAAGAAGGAGACACTCTTTGGGATCTGTCAAGAAAATATAACCTTTCAGTGGATGATATATTTGCGTCAAACCCGGGACTTTCAGAGAAGATTATGCCTGGGCAAAAGATAAGACTTACAAAGGCAACACCTCTTATAAATGTTATGCTTGAAAAAGAAGTAGAATATGAAGAAGTGATTCCGAAGAAAGTAAATGTTGTAAAATCAGATAAGTATTATACTACTCAGACAATTGTCAAACAAGAAGGTAAAGATGGCAAGGCAAAGATTCGAGCAAAGATCGTGTATATGAATGGGCTTGAATATGACAGACAGATTATTTCTCAGCAGGTTATACAAAAACCTGTTGAGAGGATTGTTGTAGTTGGTACCAAAAAACCACCTGCATACTTTGCGACGGGAAGGTTTTCATTCCCAGCTTGGGGGACGTTGACATCAAGGTTTGGCTACAGGGGAAGAGGTTTTCACGAGGGAATTGACATTGCTATGCCATGGGGTTCAAATGTATATGCAGCAGACGGCGGCGTTGTTGAATTTACAGGCTGGTCAGGCGGATATGGAAAGCTTATTATTATAAACCATCAAAATGGATATCAGACATACTATGGACATCTTAGTAAGATTTTGGTCTCGCCGGGACAGAAAGTTGCAAAAGGGCAGCTGATTGCAAAAAGTGGTTCAACTGGGCGTAGCACAGGGCCGCATCTTCACTTTGAAGTGAGGAAAAATGGAGTGCCACAAAATCCTTTGAGGTATTTGAGATAA
- the queC gene encoding 7-cyano-7-deazaguanine synthase QueC: protein MRALVVLSGGMDSTTLLYDVKNKGYETYAISFNYGQKHAKELEFAKKTCELLKVPHKIVDISFFAELAPSALTVASWQIPEGYYTDETMKQTVVPNRNMVLLSLATAYAISIKAQKLFYGAHAGDHPIYPDCRKEFVEAMKKAIYLCDYHTVELEAPYIDLKKEDILNIGLKLGVDYSLTWSCYKGGQKACGRCGTCTERIEAFKKVGVKDPIEYEVEIEWE from the coding sequence ATGAGAGCTTTAGTTGTGCTATCTGGTGGCATGGATTCAACCACACTTTTGTATGATGTCAAAAACAAAGGGTATGAAACATACGCTATAAGCTTTAATTATGGTCAAAAACATGCCAAAGAGCTTGAGTTTGCAAAAAAAACCTGCGAGCTTTTGAAAGTTCCACACAAAATTGTTGACATATCCTTTTTTGCAGAATTAGCACCATCCGCCTTAACTGTGGCAAGCTGGCAGATACCTGAAGGATATTACACAGATGAGACTATGAAGCAGACAGTTGTGCCAAATCGCAACATGGTGCTATTAAGCCTTGCAACAGCTTATGCAATTTCAATTAAAGCACAAAAGCTCTTTTATGGTGCACATGCTGGCGACCATCCAATCTATCCTGATTGCAGAAAGGAATTTGTTGAGGCAATGAAAAAGGCAATTTATCTTTGTGATTATCATACTGTTGAGCTTGAAGCACCTTATATTGATTTGAAAAAAGAGGATATATTAAATATTGGACTAAAACTTGGCGTTGACTACTCCCTTACCTGGTCTTGTTACAAAGGTGGACAAAAAGCATGTGGAAGATGTGGAACATGTACAGAGCGAATAGAAGCCTTCAAAAAGGTAGGAGTAAAAGATCCAATCGAATATGAGGTTGAAATTGAGTGGGAATAA
- a CDS encoding RidA family protein → MKKCIVANDAPKPVGPYSHAILINNTLFVSGQLAINPQTGKIEGDDIKSQTELVFKNIGAILKEAGFCFDDVVKVTVYLANLSDFAKFNEVYATIFTQNYPARTTVEAKLLPGALVEVDVIAAK, encoded by the coding sequence ATGAAAAAGTGTATAGTGGCAAACGATGCTCCAAAACCAGTTGGTCCGTATTCACATGCCATTTTAATTAACAATACGCTATTTGTATCTGGTCAGCTTGCCATAAATCCACAAACAGGAAAAATAGAGGGTGATGATATAAAATCTCAAACTGAGCTTGTGTTTAAAAACATTGGGGCTATACTAAAAGAAGCTGGATTTTGCTTTGACGATGTTGTGAAAGTAACTGTATATCTTGCAAACTTGTCTGACTTTGCAAAGTTCAATGAGGTATATGCTACTATTTTTACACAAAACTATCCAGCAAGGACAACTGTAGAAGCAAAACTTTTGCCGGGTGCTTTGGTTGAAGTTGATGTTATTGCTGCAAAGTAA
- a CDS encoding zinc ribbon domain-containing protein — MFFIGIFGIEEKAKAIRQIDVEICPFCTRKGTHTLFKVYNYFHFFFIPIFRWNTRYFIQTSCCSKIYIITNPELAHDLERGANISITLADVELFRDFQTTDHSGVGSDFCPNCGNRVSKNFLYCPYCGQKLG, encoded by the coding sequence ATGTTCTTTATAGGAATCTTTGGCATAGAAGAAAAGGCAAAAGCTATCCGACAAATAGATGTGGAGATCTGCCCATTTTGCACTCGCAAGGGGACACATACACTCTTTAAAGTATACAACTATTTCCATTTCTTTTTCATACCAATTTTCCGATGGAACACACGGTATTTTATCCAAACAAGCTGCTGTTCAAAGATATATATTATCACAAACCCAGAACTTGCACACGACTTAGAACGTGGTGCAAACATATCTATTACCCTTGCTGATGTTGAACTGTTCAGAGATTTTCAAACAACAGACCACAGTGGCGTTGGCTCTGATTTTTGTCCAAACTGCGGAAATAGAGTTTCAAAAAACTTTTTGTACTGCCCATATTGCGGTCAAAAATTAGGATAA
- a CDS encoding MoaD/ThiS family protein translates to MTVIFVGSNKQVTVKGPKSAEKVAKELGVSLESHVFIKDGEIVAPDEILQDEDTVEVISAISGG, encoded by the coding sequence GTGACAGTAATATTTGTTGGTTCAAATAAACAAGTTACTGTAAAAGGGCCAAAGTCGGCTGAAAAGGTGGCAAAGGAGCTTGGAGTAAGCCTGGAATCGCATGTTTTTATTAAAGATGGTGAAATTGTTGCACCAGATGAAATTCTGCAGGATGAAGACACAGTAGAAGTGATTTCGGCAATCTCTGGAGGTTAA
- a CDS encoding TIGR00269 family protein, with the protein MKCIRCKQKAKILLKRHNAAFCDNCFLYYYRNQVSKNIKRHRMFDKKDRILVVISGGKDSMALWDVLIKEGYDVVAMYINLGIGEYSNRSQEVVEKFASVHNLPLIVKDIKKEYGLDIYKLSKTLKRSPCSICGSIKRYLFNKVAYDGGFSAVATGHNLDDEAATLLGNVLSWEEGYLARQAPVLPQTHPKLIKKVKPLYTLTERENLYYVLLNKIEFLHEECPHSVGARSILYKEVLNRLEEKSPGTKQRFINSFLEKGRKHFQDVAEKLELRECKTCGQVTTTEECSFCRFVRICNQQEKQQDV; encoded by the coding sequence TTGAAGTGTATAAGGTGTAAACAAAAAGCAAAGATTTTGCTCAAAAGACACAACGCAGCATTTTGTGATAACTGCTTTTTGTATTATTACAGAAATCAGGTAAGCAAAAACATCAAAAGACACAGGATGTTTGACAAAAAGGACAGGATTTTGGTGGTCATCTCCGGTGGCAAAGACAGTATGGCGCTGTGGGATGTTTTGATAAAAGAAGGCTATGATGTTGTTGCTATGTATATAAATCTTGGGATAGGGGAGTATTCCAACAGGTCACAAGAGGTTGTTGAGAAGTTTGCAAGCGTTCATAATCTTCCACTTATTGTGAAGGACATCAAAAAAGAGTATGGACTTGATATATACAAGCTTTCAAAGACTTTGAAACGAAGCCCTTGTTCAATCTGCGGGTCAATTAAAAGGTATCTATTTAACAAAGTGGCATACGATGGAGGATTTTCGGCTGTTGCAACAGGTCACAACTTAGATGATGAGGCAGCAACACTTTTGGGAAATGTGCTCAGCTGGGAAGAAGGGTACCTTGCAAGGCAGGCCCCAGTACTACCTCAAACTCATCCAAAGCTTATAAAGAAAGTAAAGCCTCTTTATACTTTGACAGAAAGAGAAAACCTCTACTATGTGCTTTTAAACAAGATTGAGTTTTTGCATGAGGAGTGTCCTCACTCTGTTGGCGCACGTTCAATACTTTACAAAGAAGTGTTAAACAGGCTTGAAGAGAAAAGTCCGGGTACAAAGCAAAGGTTTATAAATAGTTTTCTTGAAAAAGGAAGAAAGCATTTTCAGGATGTTGCTGAAAAACTTGAACTGAGAGAGTGCAAAACTTGCGGTCAGGTTACAACAACAGAGGAATGTTCGTTTTGCAGGTTTGTGCGAATTTGCAATCAGCAGGAAAAGCAGCAGGATGTTTGA
- the queE gene encoding putative 7-carboxy-7-deazaguanine synthase QueE gives MLDKASFKVVEKFVSIEGEGIRSGYPAIFIRFAGCNLSCSFCDTKYATQNPEYDQMAAQQILEYAKSTGFKKVTLTGGEPLIQPHIHELIDAFIKEGFEVNIETNGSVDIRDVNRNAIITMDYKCPSSGMEDKMFLENIKHLGKQDVLKFVVGTRQDLQRAVEIIRTFEPSCNIYFSPVYGKIEPKEIVDFMIQNKLQNCRLQLQLHKIIWPDRERGV, from the coding sequence ATGTTGGACAAAGCATCTTTTAAAGTTGTTGAAAAGTTTGTCAGCATTGAAGGTGAAGGAATAAGAAGTGGGTATCCGGCCATTTTTATCAGATTTGCAGGGTGCAATCTCTCTTGCTCTTTTTGTGATACAAAATATGCCACTCAAAACCCTGAATATGACCAGATGGCTGCCCAACAAATACTCGAATATGCAAAATCAACAGGTTTTAAAAAAGTTACGCTGACAGGCGGTGAGCCTTTGATACAGCCTCATATACATGAGCTCATTGACGCTTTTATCAAAGAAGGCTTTGAAGTTAATATTGAAACAAATGGGTCTGTTGATATAAGAGATGTGAACAGAAATGCCATTATCACAATGGACTACAAATGTCCATCCAGCGGCATGGAAGATAAGATGTTCCTTGAAAACATAAAGCATCTTGGAAAGCAGGACGTTTTAAAATTTGTTGTGGGGACAAGACAAGATTTGCAAAGGGCTGTTGAAATAATCCGCACATTTGAGCCAAGCTGTAACATCTATTTTAGCCCGGTGTATGGAAAAATCGAACCAAAAGAAATTGTGGATTTTATGATACAAAACAAGCTTCAAAACTGCCGGCTTCAGCTTCAGCTTCACAAAATAATCTGGCCAGATAGAGAAAGAGGAGTCTGA
- the recD2 gene encoding SF1B family DNA helicase RecD2: MLQDIKGMVSDIIYKNLENNYTVFEILCDDEVFTAVGVVPDIAIGEKVKVYGEFYVHPVYGQQLKVAYLEKLLPETKDEIYLYLSSGVIKGIGQKTAKRIVDTFGDDTMRVLQEEPEKLLSIRGMTPEKVERIKNMFSFQKFLKDIMTIFSQYGLSQNHAMRLFKLYGFSALGLLYDNPYFLLDVFPELDFKKVDRLALDMEVKIDDARRISAKIINLLNIGSNNEGHTCLPKEKLILLVSKALEIDVEKVEETLESLVKARRVVIDTIDGIEMVFLFGFYECERFIADKIFSMLRQHEDISNIDEKVAEFEKKNNIVFSQNQKKAIRMALTEGVSIITGGPGTGKTTIIKCIIDIFEQEGKKVFLCAPTGRAAKRMQAACQKEAKTIHRLLEMTVTDSQVFFQKGPNNPLKCDVIIVDEMSMVDSYIMYYLLSATKDTTRLVLVGDKDQLPSVGAGNILKDLIRSDVVPYVRLTEVYRQSEDSFIVLNAHRINNGEFPHLQKNSDFYFIQKNSQEEILKTIVELVTRKLPSYLSADPLTDIQVLCPSKKGIVGMYNINRVLQQYLNPKDGSKKEIVYKENTFRVGDKVMQIKNNYSLEFTIIEGEEKGKVSTGIFNGDIGVIKDIDRAGGAMEIVFDDDKLVFYDFSLLDDLELSYAMTVHKSQGSEFRCIVMPVVETYPILMTRNLLYTAVTRAKELVVLVGKKSALEYMIANQKEAMRYSALYDFLKRKLKDTQLQAL; the protein is encoded by the coding sequence ATGCTTCAGGATATAAAAGGAATGGTAAGCGATATAATATACAAGAACTTAGAGAACAACTACACAGTGTTTGAGATACTCTGTGATGATGAGGTTTTCACAGCAGTGGGAGTTGTGCCAGACATTGCGATTGGTGAAAAGGTAAAGGTGTACGGAGAGTTTTATGTCCATCCTGTCTATGGTCAGCAGCTTAAAGTTGCATACCTTGAAAAGCTTTTGCCAGAGACAAAGGATGAGATTTACCTCTACCTTTCTTCAGGTGTCATCAAAGGCATTGGGCAGAAGACTGCAAAGAGGATTGTTGATACATTTGGCGATGATACAATGAGAGTTTTGCAGGAAGAGCCAGAAAAGCTTCTTTCAATCCGCGGGATGACACCTGAGAAAGTTGAAAGGATAAAGAATATGTTTTCATTCCAGAAGTTTTTGAAAGACATCATGACAATATTCTCCCAGTACGGACTTTCACAGAACCATGCAATGAGGCTTTTTAAACTCTATGGTTTTTCAGCTTTGGGGCTACTTTATGACAACCCCTATTTTTTGCTTGACGTATTTCCAGAACTTGACTTTAAGAAGGTAGACAGGCTTGCACTTGATATGGAAGTTAAGATAGATGATGCAAGAAGAATCTCTGCAAAGATTATAAATCTTTTGAACATAGGCAGCAATAATGAAGGACACACATGCCTTCCGAAAGAAAAACTCATTTTGCTTGTTTCAAAGGCATTGGAAATAGATGTTGAAAAAGTAGAAGAAACACTTGAGAGCCTTGTAAAAGCCAGAAGAGTTGTTATTGACACGATAGATGGTATTGAGATGGTTTTTCTGTTTGGATTTTACGAATGTGAAAGGTTTATTGCTGACAAGATTTTTTCTATGCTAAGACAACACGAGGACATTTCTAACATAGACGAAAAAGTTGCTGAATTTGAGAAGAAAAACAACATAGTATTTTCACAAAATCAGAAAAAAGCTATTAGGATGGCTTTAACTGAGGGTGTGAGCATAATTACAGGAGGACCTGGCACAGGAAAGACTACAATTATAAAATGTATAATTGACATATTTGAACAGGAAGGCAAGAAGGTTTTTCTTTGCGCACCAACTGGAAGGGCAGCAAAGAGGATGCAAGCAGCCTGCCAGAAAGAGGCAAAGACTATTCACAGACTTTTGGAAATGACTGTAACAGACTCTCAAGTATTTTTTCAAAAAGGGCCCAATAATCCTTTGAAATGTGATGTCATTATAGTTGATGAGATGAGCATGGTAGACAGCTACATCATGTACTATCTTCTTTCTGCAACAAAAGATACAACAAGACTTGTTTTAGTTGGCGATAAAGACCAGCTTCCTTCTGTTGGTGCAGGAAATATCTTAAAAGACCTGATAAGAAGCGATGTTGTTCCATATGTAAGGCTTACTGAAGTGTACAGGCAAAGTGAAGACAGCTTTATAGTTCTAAATGCACACAGGATAAACAATGGAGAGTTTCCGCACCTTCAGAAAAACAGCGATTTTTATTTCATTCAAAAAAATTCTCAAGAGGAAATACTAAAGACCATTGTTGAGCTTGTAACAAGAAAACTCCCAAGCTACTTGTCAGCCGACCCGCTGACAGACATTCAGGTTTTGTGTCCTTCTAAAAAAGGAATTGTTGGAATGTATAATATAAACAGGGTACTTCAGCAGTATTTAAATCCCAAAGATGGGTCCAAAAAGGAGATTGTGTACAAAGAGAACACCTTCAGAGTTGGCGACAAGGTTATGCAGATTAAAAACAACTACTCGCTTGAGTTTACAATTATTGAAGGTGAGGAGAAAGGTAAGGTCTCAACAGGGATATTCAACGGCGATATTGGGGTTATTAAGGACATTGACAGGGCAGGCGGTGCAATGGAGATTGTATTTGACGATGACAAGCTTGTATTTTACGACTTTTCGCTCTTGGATGACTTGGAACTTTCTTATGCAATGACAGTTCACAAATCCCAAGGGTCTGAGTTTAGGTGCATTGTAATGCCAGTTGTTGAGACCTACCCGATTTTAATGACAAGAAACCTTCTGTACACAGCAGTTACGCGCGCAAAAGAGCTTGTTGTGCTGGTGGGTAAAAAAAGTGCCTTGGAGTACATGATAGCAAACCAAAAAGAGGCTATGCGATATTCAGCACTTTACGACTTTTTAAAAAGGAAGCTAAAAGATACGCAATTGCAAGCTTTATGA
- a CDS encoding biotin transporter BioY produces MENTKSTYTTKMLVLSALFAAVVAACSQISIPIGPVPFTMQVFAIFLASLILPPKYAFLSLLVYDLLGAVGVPVFAGFSGGLSKFVGPTGGYLIAFPIAAFVTSYINTKKPIKNDIINAAFALIVGLCLIYTLGFLFLAAAAHLTLKKAFLVGVAPFVIPDIIKLAIAYLLASFLKSRKVLNIA; encoded by the coding sequence ATGGAAAATACAAAGAGCACATATACAACAAAAATGCTTGTTCTCTCTGCCCTTTTTGCAGCAGTAGTTGCTGCATGTAGCCAAATCTCTATTCCAATCGGTCCTGTGCCGTTTACTATGCAAGTTTTTGCAATTTTCTTGGCAAGCTTAATTTTGCCACCAAAGTATGCTTTTTTAAGCCTTCTTGTCTATGACCTTTTAGGTGCTGTTGGGGTCCCTGTTTTTGCAGGATTTTCTGGTGGGCTCTCTAAATTTGTTGGACCAACAGGTGGGTATTTAATAGCTTTTCCAATTGCTGCATTTGTAACAAGCTATATAAATACAAAAAAGCCAATAAAAAACGATATTATAAACGCAGCTTTTGCTCTCATTGTTGGTCTGTGCTTAATTTATACATTGGGATTTTTGTTTTTAGCAGCTGCTGCTCATCTTACTTTAAAAAAGGCTTTTTTGGTAGGTGTTGCACCATTTGTAATACCTGATATCATAAAGCTTGCAATTGCGTATCTTTTAGCTTCCTTTTTAAAAAGTCGTAAAGTGCTGAATATCGCATAG
- a CDS encoding alpha-amylase family glycosyl hydrolase has translation MQNSSLLKLLQILKEKSEKWDKTNDYRIPKIWDSFNYSGEKKRENSDGTISVNPYNFLYECITKAILPYADSNTNYLQSLAQIERKKGSSSTTQGSWIKKSSIYGMQIRTSSAWDHDSDGELKLENEFGLKDTGTFVKTIALLPLIKKMGFDTIYTLPITKNSTRYKKGEMGSPYAVKNFFELDPILKDPMTDELSIEEEFAALIEACHILGIRFVIDIIPRTSARDSDFILEHPDWFYWIKVSDREKYGPPKLTLIKEFTKADESNIELIYKDPAVKEHLKLFVQSPDKFAPEKWEKIKKVCKQNPDRDFFELIEKEIGLTTAPAFSDCLNDPQPPWTDVTYLRLYLDHPVQSAKYVDQDQPPYILFDTIRANIFKGKKPNIELWERISNIIVHYQQKFGIDGARIDMGHALPKELEDMIITKAKEVDPDFCFIAEELSLNGDKKAKESGYDMIIGDVWAREPRYYEGNLKKMIDKLLKLKLPVFAASEIPDSPRAASRVGGKDFSRFSVVLNNFLPNAVFFLTSGQEVFEVQPMNLGLDPQPDGRFKLSKSDPLYGKLAFFDRYALHWTNEDAEEMIELISTVSKIRKRYVDFIKPENFIKFPYNSKFVIAFGYKLELKEEKYLIVIANADLLRAKRVEINLEKAQLGLAREIKEVDTLFALKSTSPVKFQDLKLSIFLEPLDIKIVLAK, from the coding sequence TTGCAAAATTCCAGTCTTCTAAAATTGCTTCAGATTCTCAAAGAAAAATCTGAGAAGTGGGACAAAACAAATGACTATAGAATTCCAAAGATATGGGATAGTTTCAACTATTCAGGTGAGAAAAAAAGAGAAAATTCTGATGGCACAATTTCGGTAAATCCTTATAACTTTCTATATGAATGCATAACAAAAGCTATTTTGCCCTATGCAGATTCAAATACTAATTACCTGCAATCGTTAGCACAAATTGAAAGGAAAAAAGGATCTTCTTCAACTACTCAAGGCAGCTGGATTAAAAAAAGTAGCATCTATGGAATGCAGATTAGGACAAGCTCAGCCTGGGATCATGACAGCGATGGAGAGTTAAAACTTGAAAATGAATTTGGACTTAAAGACACTGGAACTTTCGTTAAAACAATTGCGCTTTTGCCTCTTATCAAAAAGATGGGGTTTGATACCATTTATACCCTTCCCATTACCAAAAACAGCACAAGATACAAAAAGGGCGAGATGGGTTCGCCTTATGCGGTTAAAAACTTTTTTGAGCTTGACCCTATTTTAAAAGACCCTATGACAGATGAGCTTTCAATAGAAGAAGAGTTTGCAGCCCTTATTGAAGCTTGTCACATACTTGGAATAAGATTTGTTATAGACATAATACCGCGAACATCTGCAAGGGATTCAGATTTTATCTTAGAACATCCTGATTGGTTTTACTGGATAAAAGTCTCAGACAGAGAAAAATACGGTCCGCCAAAGCTAACACTGATAAAAGAGTTCACAAAGGCAGATGAGTCTAACATTGAACTTATCTACAAAGACCCAGCTGTAAAGGAGCATCTGAAGCTTTTTGTACAATCACCTGATAAGTTCGCACCTGAAAAGTGGGAAAAAATAAAAAAGGTTTGCAAGCAAAATCCAGATAGAGACTTTTTTGAGCTGATAGAAAAGGAAATAGGTCTTACAACTGCGCCTGCGTTTTCTGACTGCCTGAACGACCCACAGCCGCCCTGGACAGATGTTACATACCTCAGGCTTTATTTAGACCATCCTGTGCAGTCTGCAAAATACGTAGATCAAGACCAGCCACCTTATATTCTTTTTGATACTATAAGGGCAAATATTTTCAAAGGTAAAAAGCCAAACATTGAGCTTTGGGAAAGGATTTCAAACATCATTGTACATTACCAGCAGAAGTTTGGGATTGATGGTGCGCGAATAGATATGGGCCATGCACTGCCAAAAGAGCTGGAAGACATGATAATCACCAAGGCAAAAGAAGTGGATCCTGATTTTTGCTTTATTGCAGAAGAGCTAAGTTTGAACGGCGACAAGAAAGCAAAAGAGTCAGGCTATGATATGATAATTGGAGATGTTTGGGCAAGAGAGCCGAGGTATTATGAGGGAAATCTCAAAAAGATGATAGACAAGCTTTTGAAATTAAAACTTCCTGTTTTTGCAGCATCTGAGATTCCAGACAGTCCGCGGGCGGCATCAAGGGTAGGCGGCAAGGATTTTTCAAGGTTCTCTGTGGTTCTAAACAACTTTTTACCAAATGCAGTTTTCTTCTTGACATCAGGGCAAGAGGTTTTTGAAGTCCAGCCGATGAACTTAGGACTTGACCCACAGCCAGATGGAAGGTTTAAACTTTCTAAGTCTGACCCGCTTTACGGCAAGCTTGCATTTTTTGACAGGTATGCTCTTCACTGGACAAATGAAGATGCAGAAGAGATGATAGAACTGATTTCTACCGTCTCAAAAATAAGAAAAAGGTATGTTGATTTTATTAAACCTGAAAATTTCATTAAGTTTCCATACAACAGCAAATTTGTCATTGCCTTTGGCTACAAGCTTGAGCTGAAGGAAGAGAAGTATTTGATTGTCATTGCAAATGCTGATTTGCTAAGAGCAAAGAGAGTAGAAATTAATTTAGAAAAGGCACAGCTTGGCTTGGCAAGAGAAATAAAAGAAGTTGACACGCTATTTGCTCTTAAAAGTACCAGCCCTGTGAAGTTTCAAGATCTAAAACTCAGCATCTTTTTAGAGCCTTTGGATATAAAAATTGTTTTAGCAAAATAA
- a CDS encoding polysaccharide deacetylase family protein, which produces MNICYLFPGGRSKALTMSYDDGQVYDRKLVSIFNEYGIRGTFFLNSANLGKDIFVLLDEVSQLYKGHELGIHAKTHPFLDSIPLESIIEEIIEDRRYLETLVGYPVKGMSYPYGVYNEEVVKILPSLGIEYSRTVSSTYSFNIPTNFLVWNPTCHHKQDLLEITKRFLETENQNHLQLMYVWGHSFEFERENNWKLIEDFCKMVSKTTSVWFATNIEIVRYIKALRMLEFSVKRDIVYNPSAISVWLSVNGHTVEVKGGEIVEIK; this is translated from the coding sequence TTACAATGAGCTATGACGATGGACAGGTATATGACAGAAAACTTGTCAGCATATTTAACGAATACGGAATTAGAGGAACTTTCTTTTTAAACTCAGCAAATCTTGGCAAGGATATCTTTGTCCTTCTTGATGAAGTTTCTCAGCTTTATAAAGGGCATGAACTTGGAATACATGCAAAAACTCATCCTTTTTTAGACTCAATACCTCTTGAAAGCATAATTGAAGAGATTATTGAAGACAGGAGATACTTAGAGACCCTGGTTGGATATCCTGTCAAAGGAATGTCATATCCATATGGAGTTTACAATGAAGAAGTTGTGAAGATTTTGCCATCGCTTGGTATTGAATATTCAAGGACGGTAAGTTCCACTTATAGTTTTAACATACCAACAAATTTTCTTGTGTGGAATCCAACCTGCCATCATAAACAAGATCTGCTTGAAATTACAAAGAGGTTTTTGGAAACAGAAAATCAAAATCATCTGCAACTTATGTATGTATGGGGACACAGCTTCGAGTTTGAACGAGAAAACAACTGGAAGTTGATTGAAGATTTTTGCAAGATGGTTTCAAAAACAACTTCTGTTTGGTTTGCGACAAATATTGAAATTGTAAGATACATCAAAGCGTTGAGAATGCTTGAGTTTTCTGTAAAAAGAGATATTGTTTACAATCCCTCGGCCATTTCTGTATGGCTTTCTGTAAATGGCCATACTGTAGAGGTAAAAGGAGGTGAAATTGTTGAAATTAAGTAG